A genomic region of Trifolium pratense cultivar HEN17-A07 linkage group LG3, ARS_RC_1.1, whole genome shotgun sequence contains the following coding sequences:
- the LOC123918645 gene encoding uncharacterized protein LOC123918645 isoform X2, with the protein MKGVQNIATKWRNAKSRLFKKYYKWDLTLEENLRNYPRCIDRDNWAVFVQYRRKPKTLEMTRKNAANRAKLKLNHSLGTKSIARTQQELEKRDGRKYSRGEMFAVSHKKSDGSFVIDEAKKKNDQLQAEIAKTHSENEAFVNVFGKEHGGFARSMGLEVTPSQLTITCSARLTSSSEDNEKMKKMQAEIDSLTEKASQVDILKEQVAFLMQMHNSKDNQVTK; encoded by the exons ATGAAGGGTGTACAAAATATTGCAACGAAATGGAGGAATGCCAAATCtcgattatttaaaaaatattacaaatggGATCTGACATTGGAGGAAAATCTTCGAAATTATCCACGTTGTATCGACCGAGATAATTGGGCTGTTTTTGTCCAATATAGGCGTAAGCCGAAAACATTG GAGATGACACGAAAAAATGCAGCAAATCGAGCAAAGCTAAAGTTGAATCATTCACTAGGGACCAAGTCGATAGCAAGGACACAACAAGAGTTG gaaaaaagaGATGGTCGAAAATATAGTAGGGGAGAGATGTTTGCAGTTAGTCATAAAAAGTCTGATGGGTCATTTGTCATTGATGAggctaagaaaaaaaat GACCAATTACAAGCTGAAATTGCAAAGACACATTCAGAGAATGAAGCATTTGTGAATGTCTTTGGAAAAGAACATGGCGGATTTGCTCGTAGTATGGGACTTGAGGTAACACCATCTCAGCTCACTATTACTTGCTCGGCAAGATTGACATCTTCCTCTGAGGATAAtgagaagatgaaaaaaatgCAAGCTGAAATTGATTCGCTTACGGAGAAGGCTTCACAAGTTGATATCTTGAAGGAGCAGGTTGCATTCTTAATGCAAATGCATAATTCTAAGGATAATCAG GTAACTAAATGA
- the LOC123918646 gene encoding extensin-2-like: MGTSIGLRHWPQLIYAIAFCIIASSVAADDDKPYYQGTPNNYYPHPTPPSHYEQQPPYYFKSPPYYYKSPPPSSSSPPPPYVAKFPPYYYKSPPPPSPSPRPPYIYKSPPPPPYVYKSPPPPSPSPPPPYIYKSPPPPSPSPPPPYVYKSPPPPSPSPPPPYVYKSPPPPSPSPPPPYVYKSPPPRSPSPPPPYVYKSPPPPPYVYKSPPPPSPSPPPPYVYKSPPPPSPSPPPPYVYKSPPPPSPSPPPPYVYKSPPPPSPSPPPPYVYKSPPPPSPSPPPPYVYKSPPPPSPSPPPPYVYKSPPPPSPSPPPPYVYNSPPPPSPSPPPPYVYKSPPPPSPSPPPPYVYKSPPPPSPSPPPPYVYKSPPPPPPSPSPPPPYVYNSPPPPSPSPPPPYVYKSPPPPSPSPPPPYVYKSPPPPSPSPPPPYVYKSPPPPSPSPPPPYVYKSPPPPSPSPPPPYVYKSPPPPSPSPPPPYIYKSPPPPSPSPPPPYVYKSPPPPSHPPPPPYVYKSPPPPSPSPPPPYVYKSPPPPSPSPPPPYVYKSPPPPSPSPPPPYVYKSPPPPSPSPPPPYVYKSPPPPSPSPPPPYVYKSPPPPSPSPPPPYIYKSPPPPSPSPPPPYIYKSPPPPSPSPPPPYVYKSPPPPSPSPPPPYYYKSPPPPSPSPPPPYVYKSPPPPSPSPPPPYVYKSPPPPSPSPPPPYIYKSPPPPSPSPPPYHPYLYNSPPPPIY; the protein is encoded by the coding sequence ATGGGAACCTCAATTGGGTTGAGGCATTGGCCTCAACTCATTTATGCAATCGCATTTTGTATAATTGCTAGTAGTGTTGCAGCTGATGATGATAAGCCTTACTATCAAGGCACCCCAAACAATTACTATCCACATCCAACACCACCAAGTCATTATGAACAACAGCCACCATATTATTTCAAATCACCTCCATATTACTACAAGTCCCCACCTCCATCGTCATCATCGCCACCACCTCCTTATGTAGCCAAATTCCCGCCATATTACTACAAATCTCCTCCACCTCCATCACCCTCTCCTCGCCCACCATACATTTACAAgtcaccaccacctcctccataTGTCTACAAGTCACCACCACCTCCATCTCCTTCACCTCCCCCACCATACATCTATAAGAGTCCACCACCACCCTCTCCATCCCCACCACCTCCATATGTCTACAAGTCTCCTCCTCCACCATCACCCTCACCACCTCCACCATATGTTTATAAGTCACCACCGCCGCCATCCCCTTCACCCCCTCCACCATATGTATACAAGTCTCCACCTCCTCGGTCTCCCTCTCCTCCCCCACCATACGTCTATAAGagtccaccaccacctccataTGTCTACAAGTCTCCTCCTCCACCATCACCCTCTCCTCCCCCACCATATGTTTACAAGTCACCGCCACCTCCATCCCCTTCACCTCCTCCTCCATACGTCTATAAGAGTCCACCACCACCCTCtccatcaccaccacctccatATGTCTACAAGTCTCCTCCTCCACCATCACCCTCACCACCTCCACCATATGTTTATAAGTCACCACCACCGCCATCCCCTTCACCCCCTCCACCATATGTATACAAGTCTCCACCTCCTCCGTCTCCCTCTCCTCCCCCACCATACGTCTATAAGAGTCCACCACCACCCTCTCCATCCCCACCACCTCCATATGTCTATAACTCTCCTCCTCCACCATCACCCTCTCCTCCCCCACCATATGTTTACAAGTCACCGCCACCTCCATCCCCTTCACCTCCTCCTCCATACGTCTATAAGAGTCCACCACCACCATCtccatcaccaccacctccatATGTCTACAagtctcctcctcctcctccaccatCACCCTCACCACCTCCACCATATGTTTATAACTCACCACCACCGCCATCCCCATCACCCCCTCCACCATATGTATACAAGTCTCCACCTCCTCCGTCTCCCTCTCCTCCCCCACCATACGTCTATAAGAGTCCACCACCACCCTCTCCATCCCCACCACCTCCATATGTCTACAAGTCTCCTCCTCCACCATCACCCTCACCACCTCCACCATATGTTTATAAGTCACCACCACCTCCATCCCCTTCACCTCCTCCTCCATACGTATATAAGAGTCCACCACCACCCTCTCCATCCCCACCACCTCCATATATCTACAAGTCTCCTCCTCCCCCATCACCCTCACCACCTCCACCATATGTTTATAAGTCACCACCACCTCCATCCCATCCACCTCCTCCTCCATACGTCTATAAGAGTCCACCACCACCCTCtccatcaccaccacctccatATGTCTACAAGTCTCCTCCTCCACCATCACCCTCACCACCTCCACCATATGTTTATAAGTCACCACCACCTCCATCCCCTTCACCTCCTCCTCCATATGTCTACAAGTCACCACCTCCACCATCACCGTCTCCTCCACCTCCATATGTTTATAAGTCTCCACCGCCACCATCACCTTCACCCCCTCCACCATATGTATACAAGTCTCCCCCTCCACCATCTCCTTCACCACCTCCACCATACATCTACAAGTCACCACCACCGCCATCACCTTCACCACCCCCTCCATATATCTACaagtcaccaccaccaccatctccCTCCCCACCACCTCCATATGTCTACAAGTCTCCACCCCCACCATCCCCTTCTCCTCCTCCACCATACTATTATAAGTCCCCTCCTCCTCCTTCTCCTTCACCACCTCCTCCATATGTCTACAAATCTCCACCTCCACCATCTCCTTCACCTCCTCCACCCTATGTCTATAAGTCTCCTCCACCTCCATCACCCTCACCGCCTCCTCCTTACATTTACAAGTCCCCACCTCCACCATCTCCATCGCCTCCTCCATATCATCCCTACCTCTACAACTCGCCTCCACCTCCCATTTATTAA
- the LOC123918644 gene encoding aldehyde dehydrogenase family 3 member F1-like translates to MGSLEFQRDIKIMGSVEKDLKNMREYFRSGITKEASWRESQLKGLRRFLMEKENDIFMALMQDLGKHRIEAFRDEIGTLVKTLNLAIKSLKDWMSSKKAPLPAIALLSSAEIIHEPLGLVLIISSWNFPFGVSLEPLIGAITAGNAAVLKPSELSPVCSSLLASGIATYLDNKAIKVIEGGPEESEQLLQQRWDKIFFTGSGRVGRIVMSAAAKHLTPVTLELGGKCPAVVDSLTSSWDLEVTVKRIIVGKYGTCAGQACIAIDYVLVEKSYYPKLVELMKVWIKKMFGDNPKHSNTIARIVNKHHLSRLKQLLNDKKVQESVVYGGSVDEENLFIEPTILVDPPLDSTIMIDEVFGPLLPIITVDKIEDSIEFISSRPKPLALYVFSKNKTLQNRMISETSSGSVTFNDAILQYAADSLPFGGVGASGFGMYHGKFSFDTFSHQKAIVRRSFLTDFWYRYPPWTANKFQLLEVSYNYDYLGLVLVILGLKRPSKRQIIRC, encoded by the exons ATGGGAAGTTTGGAATTCCAAAGAGATATCAAAATCATGGGAAGTGTGGAGAAAGACCTAAAGAATATGAGGGAGTATTTTAGGAGTGGAATAACAAAAGAAGCTTCATGGAGAGAATCACAACTAAAAGGATTGCGTCGTTTCTTAATGGAAAAAGAGAATGATATCTTCATGGCACTCATGCAAGATTTAGGGAAACATCGTATTGAAGCTTTTAGAGATGAG ATAGGAACTTTAGTGAAGACCTTAAATCTCGCAATAAAGTCTCTGAAAGATTGGATGTCAAGCAAGAAG GCTCCACTACCAGCAATAGCATTGCTTTCAAGTGCAGAAATTATTCATGAACCTCTTGGTCTTGTCCTCATTATTTCATCTTGGAATTTCCCATTTG GAGTGTCCTTGGAGCCACTAATAGGAGCAATAACTGCTGGAAACGCAGCAGTATTAAAACCTTCAGAGTTGTCTCCTGTATGTTCCTCTTTACTTGCTTCTGGCATTGCAACTTACCTGGACAATAAAGCCATTAAGGTTATAGAAGGGGGGCCAGAGGAATCAGAGCAATTGTTACAACAAAGATGGGACAAAATCTTTTTTACAG GTAGTGGACGAGTGGGGCGCATTGTGATGTCTGCAGCTGCCAAACACTTGACCCCTGTAACACTGGAGTTGGGTGGAAAATGTCCTGCTGTTGTGGACTCCCTTACATCTTCTTGGGATTTAGAG GTGACTGTGAAGCGGATTATTGTGGGAAAATATGGAACTTGTGCTGGTCAAGCATGCATAGCAATTGACTATGTCCTTGTGGAAAAGAGTTACTATCCAAAACTG gTTGAATTGATGAAGGTGTGGATCAAGAAAATGTTTGGAGACAACCCAAAACATTCCAACACTATAGCAAGGATAGTTAATAAACACCATTTAAGTAGATTGAAGCAACTTCTTAATGATAAAAAGGTTCAAGAATCTGTGGTTTATGGTGGCTCAGTGGATGAAGAAAACTT ATTTATTGAGCCAACAATCTTGGTGGATCCACCACTTGATTCAACAATAATGATAGATGAAGTTTTTGGTCCATTACTTCCAATTATTACT GTTGATAAGATTGAGGACAGTATTGAATTCATAAGCTCTAGGCCTAAACCTCTAGCCCTTTATGTTTTctccaaaaacaaaacattgcAGAACAGAATGATATCTGAAACATCATCTGGAAGTGTTACATTCAATGATGCAATTCTACAA TATGCAGCAGATTCTCTACCATTTGGAGGAGTAGGTGCAAGTGGATTTGGCATGTACCATGGAAAATTCTCCTTTGACACATTCAGTCACCAGAAGGCTATTGTTAGAAGAAGTTTCTTAACTGATTTTTGGTATAGATATCCACCATGGACAGCAAATAAGTTTCAACTACTTGAGGTCTCTTACAATTATGATTATCTGGGATTGGTCCTTGTTATTCTTGGATTAAAGAGACCTTCAAAACGCCAGATCATACGTTGTTAG
- the LOC123918645 gene encoding uncharacterized protein LOC123918645 isoform X1 has protein sequence MKGVQNIATKWRNAKSRLFKKYYKWDLTLEENLRNYPRCIDRDNWAVFVQYRRKPKTLVIILTRLTSFVQLGCFLSCVHYRYFFLLHCHDLLSMQEMTRKNAANRAKLKLNHSLGTKSIARTQQELEKRDGRKYSRGEMFAVSHKKSDGSFVIDEAKKKNDQLQAEIAKTHSENEAFVNVFGKEHGGFARSMGLEVTPSQLTITCSARLTSSSEDNEKMKKMQAEIDSLTEKASQVDILKEQVAFLMQMHNSKDNQVTK, from the exons ATGAAGGGTGTACAAAATATTGCAACGAAATGGAGGAATGCCAAATCtcgattatttaaaaaatattacaaatggGATCTGACATTGGAGGAAAATCTTCGAAATTATCCACGTTGTATCGACCGAGATAATTGGGCTGTTTTTGTCCAATATAGGCGTAAGCCGAAAACATTGGTAATAATTCTTACGCGTTTAACTTCCTTTGTCCAATTGGGCTGCTTTTTATCATGTGTTCACTatcgttatttttttttgttacactgTCATGATTTGTTATCAATGCAGGAGATGACACGAAAAAATGCAGCAAATCGAGCAAAGCTAAAGTTGAATCATTCACTAGGGACCAAGTCGATAGCAAGGACACAACAAGAGTTG gaaaaaagaGATGGTCGAAAATATAGTAGGGGAGAGATGTTTGCAGTTAGTCATAAAAAGTCTGATGGGTCATTTGTCATTGATGAggctaagaaaaaaaat GACCAATTACAAGCTGAAATTGCAAAGACACATTCAGAGAATGAAGCATTTGTGAATGTCTTTGGAAAAGAACATGGCGGATTTGCTCGTAGTATGGGACTTGAGGTAACACCATCTCAGCTCACTATTACTTGCTCGGCAAGATTGACATCTTCCTCTGAGGATAAtgagaagatgaaaaaaatgCAAGCTGAAATTGATTCGCTTACGGAGAAGGCTTCACAAGTTGATATCTTGAAGGAGCAGGTTGCATTCTTAATGCAAATGCATAATTCTAAGGATAATCAG GTAACTAAATGA